The following proteins are co-located in the Procambarus clarkii isolate CNS0578487 chromosome 16, FALCON_Pclarkii_2.0, whole genome shotgun sequence genome:
- the LOC123760007 gene encoding uncharacterized protein → MVAPYEIGDPVRSFVRVPGSGTDKVAKPICWDLSRSSTVAGAAPVQQTLPSAIPVTTLIKPTKSHNEDNPTNEEQGAVAQAVHQTQEARQNSSVTKSTSENISANNEQEGSVVQPAIPAEGASQNIPPKPLNEQSVGARKRKAIVESGRLEHEESTVDSCACRKIARVAEEAGESNSADNHRINMSSEVQGVVAKPVSSEVSKLIKERDQLREENLELQKRLALFHDLFKNKKRLTMFVRRLGIPTN, encoded by the coding sequence ATGGTTGCTCCATATGAAATTGGTGACCCTGTACGCTCATTTGTCCGTGTTCCTGGTAGCGGAACAGATAAGGTGGCCAAGCCTATTTGTTGGGATCTGTCTCGTTCATCCACAGTTGCTGGAGCAGCACCTGTTCAACAAACTCTACCATCAGCAATCCCAGTAACTACATTGATAAAACCAACAAAATCTCATAATGAAGACAACCCTACTAATGAAGAGCAAGGTGCCGTGGCTCAAGCTGTCCATCAGACACAGGAAGCAAGGCAGAATTCGTCTGTTACAAAATCCACCAGTGAAAATATATCTGCAAACAATGAACAAGAAGGATCTGTGGTACAACCAGCAATCCCAGCTGAAGGAGCAAGTCAGAATATACCACCTAAGCCACTTAATGAACAGTCGGTAGGTGCACGCAAACGTAAAGCCATAGTTGAGTCTGGAAGATTAGAACATGAGGAGAGCACGGTTGATTCCTGTGCATGTCGTAAAATTGCACGTGTGGCCGAGGAAGCAGGGGAAAGCAATTCGGCTGATAATCACAGAATTAACATGTCATCAGAAGTTCAGGGAGTAGTAGCAAAGCCAGTTTCAAGTGAAGTATCAAAATTAATTAAAGAGCGTGATCAACTACGTGAAGAAAATTTGGAGCTCCAAAAGAGATTGGCCCTATTTCATGACCTCttcaagaataagaagcgtttgaCAATGTTTGTTAGGCGCTTGGGCATACCGACAAACTAA